Genomic DNA from Gilliamella sp. ESL0441:
ATTCTGCTCAATTCGATCCGGATGTGCTGATTTAGGGATCACAATGTAACCATTTTGAATATGCCAGCGTAATGTCACTTGTGATGCTGATTTTTGATATTTATTACCGATTTCAATTAGTAAAGGATCAGTAATAACTTTATTGCGTGCTAGCGGAGACCAAGCTTCAATAGCTATCTTCTGTTGTCGTAAATATTCCACTAATTCGATTTGAGTTAAATAAGGATGAATCTCGATTTGATTAATCATTGGCTTAATGTTTGCTTTGGTTGAGAGTAATTCTAAATGCGAGATTTGAAAATTACAAACGCCGATTGCTCGCACACGCTTTTCTTCATACAGTTTTTCAAACGCCTTCCATGTATCAAAAAAAGTGTCACTTAATGGCCAGTGAACTAAAAAAAGATCGAGGTAATCAAGCTGTAAATCTTTTAGCGACTGATCAAAACCCGCTAATGTTTTATCATAACCTTGATTGCTATTATTGATTTTAGTGGTAATAAACAATTTATCACGTGCGACATGGCAATCTTTAAGAATTTGCCCGAGTTGCTTTTCGTTTTGATAAAGCTGAGCGGTATCAAACGCTCGATACCCCGCATTAATAGCCGCATTTACTGCACATGATAATTCATCACAATCAGTTAATTGATAGGTGCCAAAACCGAGTTGCTGCATTGCAACATGATGACTCAGCATAACTTTACTGTTGATCGAAATCGTCATGATAACCTCTTCTATTTTATTCAAATTATTGATTAATTATATCGATCATATAGATATTATCAATTAATTTAGAGTATTACCTCTTCTTCATCACTACCCCACTCTTTTTCGAATTGCTTCACAAACTCAACCAATATAGCGTGACGCTTTAATGCGATTTTTTTAGCAACTTGTGTATTCATCCTATCTTTGAGTAAAAAAAGTTTTTCATAAAAATGGTTTATCACTGTATTAGGTTGTTTATAGTTTTCTTCATTTAATAATGTTCTGGGTAATATAGTGGGATCATACATAATATTGTGCTTGTTCCCTCCGTAATAAAAAGTCCGAGCGATACCAATAGCACCAATGGCATCCAATCGATCTGCATCTTGCACAATTTGTCCCTCTAACGATAACGCCTTTTTTTGAGTAAGATTTTTTCGATATGACATATTTTCAATAATGTCAAAAATTTGTTCTATTTCGTTTTGGCTGATAGTTTGTTGAATCAAAAAATCGTGTAACTCATTAATGGCGTGATTCACATCTGATACCACTTTTTCATCGATAACATCATGAAGATAAGCACTCAAAATCACGATAAAATGATTGGCTGTTGGTTCATGTTTTAAAATTTGTTGTGCCAATTTAACCACTCTTTCAATATGCGCCATATCATGACCAGAAAAATCGTCAGCAAGTTTTTGTTTAACAAAAGTTTGAACATTATTGATAATTTTTTGTTGATCTAACATTTTTAATTCCTGATTCAATAAGCTTATTAATACCATTTTTCAAATTAAAAACGGATATTACTATTTTATATCACTAAGCTAAGCATTTAATTAAAAGATCATATTGATTAAATATATCAATCATCACAGAAAGATGATTTTTTAACTCAAGATTATAGTGAGTTATTCTTGATTCCAATTGTTAATCTAAATAATTTTAGCTAAATTTTAATAGAAACAATTTATCACAAAGTCCTACTTGGCAATAAACAATTAAAGACATGACTAATATAAAAGCTACCGTGAAATATATTAAAAATATCATTCTTCTCTGAAATAAACAGAAAAATGTAGAAAATTTATCTTTTTTTATATTTTCTTTAATATCTCTCGATTGTTTTCATGAAATCCGATCGGTAGAATTAACTTTTTAAACCGGATTAAAGCAACTTTTGGGGTTGACTAAGTGAAAATATCAGCGCGTAAAGTTTTGCCTTGGCAACTTATAGAATACTTCACTCGCTATCGCCAATTCTTAGCGCTACTATTAGGTCTTTCAATATTTTTAATTGCACTATTTGTCTGTTGGCATTTGCTTAAAGAAATTAATATCAATGATTTAAAGCTGGCTCTACATCAACTTTCCATTCATGCAGTTTTATTATCCTGTTTGTCCGCAATAGGAAGTTACCTCATGTTAATCGCTTATGAATGGTCAGCTATGCGTTATGCTGGCGTAAAGTTAAAATTATCCGTTATCGCATTAGGTGGTATTTGTGCTTCAGCCGTTGGCAATGCAATTGGTTTATCTGCACTATCAGGTGGTGCAGTAAGATGTCGACTATATTTTCAATATGGTCTAAACACGATAGATATTGCCAGAATGTCAATTTTTGCCACACTTTCATTGGGTGCTTCGTTACCTCTACTTGCAGCTATTGCCGCTCTCACTCAATCTAATGAAGTCCTACAGTCCTTACATATTTCGGTAATCTTCGTAAAGTTATTAAGTTACACAATTATTGTAATGTATCTATTGTTGTTCAGTTTTTTCTATTTTCATCGATTACCCGAAAAATCCAATCATGCATATCAATCAGTTAAATTATGGCATTGGTCAATCAGATTGCCCTCTATTCGCTTAGCATCTTCTCAATTTATAATTACCTTGTTTGATGTCATTTTAGCCGGTTCAATCCTCTATTTTTTATTGCCTGTGCAACCTAACTTTATCAGCTTTATCTTAGTTTATACTCTTGCTTTAGTTGCAGGCGTTCTTAGTCATATCCCTGCTGGTGTTGGCGTATTTGAAGCGATAATGCTTGGTGCTTTTTCAACTGAAATAGGTCCCGCATCATTGACTCTTGCTTTAGTGATTTATCGAATTATTTATATTTTTATCCCGTTAATCATTGCTGGCATATTGCTACTTTTGAACGAAACAAAACATCATTTAGCCACAAATCAAGTCAAGGAAGATGAAACAGGTTTAGCGGCTCCAGTCATTGCTGCTACTGTTTTTTTTGCTGGTATAGTGATGATGTTTTCGAGTATTACTCCCGGTTTTAATGCACAATTTGTGAATACCTTTATTCCGAATAAAGTTGTCAATTTTGCTCATTTAATATCGAGTTTAATCGGTGTACTATGTTTATTGCTTGCAATGGGATTACG
This window encodes:
- a CDS encoding aldo/keto reductase; its protein translation is MTISINSKVMLSHHVAMQQLGFGTYQLTDCDELSCAVNAAINAGYRAFDTAQLYQNEKQLGQILKDCHVARDKLFITTKINNSNQGYDKTLAGFDQSLKDLQLDYLDLFLVHWPLSDTFFDTWKAFEKLYEEKRVRAIGVCNFQISHLELLSTKANIKPMINQIEIHPYLTQIELVEYLRQQKIAIEAWSPLARNKVITDPLLIEIGNKYQKSASQVTLRWHIQNGYIVIPKSAHPDRIEQNANIFDFELTPDETQAINGLNQNLRVGPNPDNVYQKNGF
- a CDS encoding HD domain-containing protein, with product MLDQQKIINNVQTFVKQKLADDFSGHDMAHIERVVKLAQQILKHEPTANHFIVILSAYLHDVIDEKVVSDVNHAINELHDFLIQQTISQNEIEQIFDIIENMSYRKNLTQKKALSLEGQIVQDADRLDAIGAIGIARTFYYGGNKHNIMYDPTILPRTLLNEENYKQPNTVINHFYEKLFLLKDRMNTQVAKKIALKRHAILVEFVKQFEKEWGSDEEEVIL